One stretch of Juglans microcarpa x Juglans regia isolate MS1-56 chromosome 3D, Jm3101_v1.0, whole genome shotgun sequence DNA includes these proteins:
- the LOC121256017 gene encoding LOW QUALITY PROTEIN: epidermal growth factor receptor substrate 15-like 1 (The sequence of the model RefSeq protein was modified relative to this genomic sequence to represent the inferred CDS: inserted 1 base in 1 codon; deleted 2 bases in 1 codon), producing the protein MASAQNQGSNVDLFDAYFLRADLDRDGRISGSEAVGFFQGSGLPKQVLAQVWAIANQSQSGFLGRAEFYNALKLVTVAQSKRDLTPEIVKAALYGPASAKIPAPQINLTATAAPQLNSTVAAPSPQVGAVPPMSSXNVAIRGPQVPPNVVMNQQHFPSQGSQLLRPPQVLPSGVAVTGPRPPNSSSSSGWVGGTTGAASLGAASQVSASGIGPSTTRDEFGLAASGSTAALPPRPQATSGMKPSGTPAKDSKGLNVSGNGFASDSIFGGDVFSATPSQSKQDSSAHTTSAGNLQVSSIVVPVSAGTQPSIRPNAFDSLQGSLTMQPVGGQLQQARSHENQNQKVSTQTTTASSSSGISLGAESSVSSQSQLAWPRMTQTDVQKYTKVFIEVDKDRDGKITGGEARNLFLSWRLPREILKQVWDLSDQDNDSMLSLGEFCIALYLMERYREGRPLPAVLPSNIMFSLTPGQSVTNYTNTTWRPPSGLQQQHGIPSSAARNITAVAARPPRPPVAVPAEGSEANLQKSKVPVLEKHLVNQLSKEEQNSLNSKFEEATEADKKVEELEKEFLESRQKIEFYRVKMQELVLYKSRCDNRLNEIIERTSADKREVESLAKKYEDKYKQVGDVASKLPLGEATFHDLQEKKMELYQAIVKMEQDGSADGVLQVRADHIQSDLDELVKALNGRCKKYGLRAKPATLTELPFGWQPGIQEGAADWDQDWDKFEDEGFSSVKELTLDVQNVIAPPREKFKSVKDEKASTIESPTAAASPSDDTKSEKPQIMNEHGVENGSAYNKGEDDLAKSTPISPVARSAIESPPREFPDFNFDKAMDADASPRDKDYQSDHGGAGSVFSGDKSFDEPTWGTFDTNDDVDSVWGLNPVSTSKGTDQGRNGENYFFGSGDFGLNPIRTESPQAGGGFFQKKSAFSFDDSVPSTPLFSSGNSPHYYEASGPSFDSFSRFDSFSSHDTGFLAPRETLARFDSVRSSRDNDQGHGFPSFDDSDPFGSEPFRTSLESQTPKRTVDNWSAF; encoded by the exons ATGGCGTCGGCGCAGAACCAAGGGTCGAATGTGGATCTGTTCGATGCATATTTTCTTCGAGCCGATTTAGACCGTGATGGACGAATCAGCGGCTCGGAAGCCGTGGGCTTCTTCCAAGGCTCCGGTTTGCCTAAGCAGGTTCTTGCGCAG GTATGGGCAATTGCCAACCAGAGCCAGAGTGGTTTCCTTGGTCGGGCAGAGTTCTATAATGCCCTTAAACTTGTAACTGTGGCACAAAGTAAGCGAGACCTAACCCCCGAAATAGTAAAGGCAGCATTATATGGCCCAGCTTCAGCTAAAATACCTGCACCACAGATCAATTTGACTGCCACTGCTGCACCTCAGCTCAATTCCACTGTAGCAGCACCTAGCCCTCAGGTTGGTGCTGTTCCTCCAATGTCCT CCAATGTTGCGATCAGAGGACCACAAGTACCTCCAAATGTGGTTATGAATCAGCAACATTTTCCTTCACAAGGAAGTCAGCTGTTGAGGCCTCCACAAGTATTACCTAGTGGAGTTGCCGTGACTGGACCCCGCCCTCCAAACTCAAGCAGCTCAAGTGGCTGGGTAGGTGGAACGACAGGTGCAGCTTCACTAGGAGCAGCCTCACAAGTATCAGCCAGTGGGATAGGTCCCTCAACAACTCGTGATGAATTTGGGCTGGCAGCATCTGGATCAACCGCTGCATTACCACCTAGACCACAGGCAACATCTGGAATGAAGCCATCGGGAACACCAGCTAAGGACTCTAAAGGACTGAATGTATCTGGAAATGGATTTGCTTCTGACTCTATTTTCGGAGGTGATGTCTTTTCTGCTACGCCATCTCAATCAAAGCAAGATTCTTCTGCGCATACAACTTCTGCAGGCAATTTGCAGGTCTCATCAATTGTTGTTCCAGTATCTGCTGGTACCCAGCCTTCTATTAGGCCAAATGCCTTTGATTCTTTGCAGGGTTCACTCACAATGCAACCTGTTGGTGGTCAGCTTCAGCAGGCCCGGTCGCATGAGAATCAGAACCAGAAGGTCTCAACACAGACTACTACTGCATCTAGTTCATCTGGAATATCACTTGGAGCTGAGAGTTCTGTTTCCAGTCAATCCCAGCTGGCATGGCCTAGGATGACTCAGACTGATGTTCAGAAGTATACCAAGGTGTTCATTGAAGTAGACAAAGACAGAGATGGGAAAATCACTGGTGGAGAAGCCCGGAATTTATTTCTGAGTTGGCGACTGCCAAGAG AGATTTTAAAGCAGGTGTGGGACTTATCTGATCAGGATAATGATAGCATGCTTTCTCTTGGGGAGTTCTGTATTGCTCTTTATTTGATGGAGAGGTATAGGGAAGGACGTCCTCTTCCAGCAGTGCTTCCAAgcaatattatgttttcattgaCCCCTGGTCAATCTGTGACCAACTACACCAACACAACATGGCGACCTCCATCTG GTCTTCAACAACAGCATGGGATTCCTAGTTCTGCCGCTCGGAATATAACTGCTGTTGCAGCTAGACCTCCAAGGCCACCAGTTGCAGTCCCC GCTGAAGGGTCAGAGGCCAATCTGCAGAAATCAAAAGTACCAGTGCTGGAGAAGCACCTTGTAAATCAGCTAAGTAAGGAGGAGCAGAACTCGCTCAATTCAAAGTTCGAAGAAGCGACAGAGGCTGATAAAAAG GTAGAAGAGCTGGAGAAAGAATTTTTGGAATCTAGacagaaaattgagttttatcgTGTTAAAATGCAGGAACTT GTTCTATACAAGAGCAGATGTGATAATCGCCTTAACGAGATCATAGAAAGGACATCTGCCGATAAACGTGAG GTCGAATCCCTAGCCAAGAAATATGAAGACAAATACAAGCAAGTTGGTGATGTAGCCTCTAAATTACCCCTCGGAGAAGCTACATTTCATGATTTACAG GAGAAGAAAATGGAGCTATATCAGGCAATTGTCAAGATGGAACAAGATGGTAGTGCTGATGGTGTTCTCCAG GTTCGTGCCGATCATATCCAATCAGACCTTGATGAGCTAGTGAAAGCTCTCAATGGGCGTTGCAAGAAATATGGTTTACGTGCGAAACCAGCAACATTAACTGAGCTTCCCTTTG gCTGGCAACCTGGCATCCAAGAGGGTGCTGCTGACTGGGATCAAGATTGGGATAAGTTTGAAGATGAAG GGTTCTCTTCTGTCAAGGAGCTTACTCTTGATGTGCAAAATGTCATAGCCCCTCCAAGGGAGAAATTTAAATCAGTGAAGGATGAAAAAGCCTCCACAATTGAGAGCCCAACTGCTGCTGCTTCACCTAGTGATGATACCAAGTCGGAAAAGCCACAGATTATGAATGAACATGGTGTTGAAAATGGGTCAGCGTATAATAAAGGTGAAGATGACTTGGCAAAAAGTACTCCTATCAGCCCTGTAGCAAGGAGTGCTATTGAAAGTCCACCTAGGGAATTTCCAGATTTTAACTTTGACAAGGCAATGGATGCCGATGCTTCACCGCGTGATAAAGATTATCAAAG CGATCATGGGGGTGCTGGGTCTGTGTTTTCTGGTGATAAGAGTTTTGATGAACCAACTTGGGGAACATTTGACACTAATGATGATGTGGACTCAGTGTGGGGCCTTAATCCAGTCAGTACTTCCAAG gGGACGGATCAAGGAAGAAATGGAGAGAACTATTTCTTTGGATCTGGGGATTTTGGTCTAAACCCTATCAGAACGGAGTCACCTCAGGCAGGAGGAGGCTTTTTCCAGAAGAAGAGTGCATTTAGTTTTGATGATTCAGTTCCTAGCACACCACTCTTCAGTTCAGGCAATTCACCGCATTACTACGAGGCGTCAGGACCCTCTTTTGACAGCTTCTCAAGATTTGATTCTTTCAGCTCACACGACACTGGATTTTTAGCCCCGCGGGAAACACTAGCACGCTTTGATTCAGTTCGCAGCAGTAGAGACAATGATCAAGGTCATGGATTCCCATCGTTTGATGACTCGGACCCTTTTGGATCCGAGCCATTTAGAACGTCATTGGAGAGTCAAACTCCTAAGAGAACCGTAGATAATTGGAGTGCGTTTTAG
- the LOC121256016 gene encoding protein EXORDIUM-like 5, protein MSPLLSPHHVFFVSALVFVFLFHLIFTTTAYAAASSSPSSPSSQTLNMHSEYMINPKLPPKVLSSSKKFEGSSNLVNLRYHMGPVLSSSPINIYLIWYGLWSPSHKLLIKDFLLSLSPSTKAPSPSVSDWWRTLSLYTDQTGANVSRTVLIAGEYSDLKYSHGNQLTRLSIQQVIATSVKSAPFPVDHRNGVYLVLSSQDVVVQDFCRAVCGFHYFTFPSMVGYTLPYAWVGNSAKQCPEVCAYPFALPAYMAGGGPGALRPPNKDVGVDGMISVIGHELAELSSNPLVNAWYAGEDPTAPTEIGDLCEGLYGTGGGGGYIGQVMRDREGRTYNMNGRNGRKFLVQWIWSPILKACAGPNALD, encoded by the coding sequence ATGTCACCATTATTATCACCCCATcatgttttctttgtttctgcTCTTGTGTTCGTTTTTCTCTTTCACCTGATCTTCACCACCACTGCCTATGCGgcagcttcttcttctccttcttctccttcttcgcAGACCTTAAACATGCACTCAGAGTACATGATCAACCCGAAACTCCCACCGAAAGTGCTCTCGTCCTCGAAGAAATTCGAGGGCTCCTCCAACCTCGTCAATCTCCGCTACCACATGGGTCCTGTCCTCTCTTCCTCCCCAATTAACATCTACCTCATCTGGTACGGCCTCTGGTCGCCTTCCCACAAGCTCCTCATCAAAGACTTCCtcctctctctgtctccctcCACCAAAGCCCCGTCACCCTCGGTCTCAGACTGGTGGCGTACCCTCTCGCTATACACTGATCAGACTGGCGCCAATGTCTCCCGCACCGTCCTCATCGCCGGCGAGTACTCCGACCTCAAATACTCTCACGGCAACCAACTCACCCGGCTCAGCATCCAGCAAGTCATCGCCACCTCCGTAAAGTCCGCGCCTTTCCCCGTCGACCACCGCAACGGCGTCTACCTCGTCCTCAGCTCCCAAGACGTCGTCGTCCAGGACTTCTGCCGCGCCGTCTGCGGCTTCCACTACTTCACATTCCCGTCCATGGTCGGCTACACGCTCCCCTACGCCTGGGTCGGCAACTCAGCCAAGCAGTGCCCCGAGGTGTGCGCTTACCCCTTCGCTTTACCGGCTTACATGGCCGGAGGCGGGCCCGGAGCTCTGCGACCGCCGAACAAGGACGTCGGCGTGGACGGCATGATCAGCGTGATCGGTCACGAACTGGCCGAACTATCATCAAACCCGTTGGTGAACGCGTGGTACGCTGGAGAAGACCCCACTGCGCCAACAGAGATCGGAGACTTATGCGAAGGGTTGTACGGTACGGGAGGTGGTGGTGGGTATATAGGACAGGTGATGAGGGATAGGGAAGGCAGGACTTACAATATGAATGGGAGAAATGGGAGGAAGTTTCTGGTACAGTGGATCTGGAGTCCCATTTTGAAGGCTTGTGCTGGTCCTAATGCTTTGGATTAA